The following is a genomic window from Deinococcus sp. LM3.
GAACGACCGGCCCGAAGATAGTTGCTAGGTTCATCAGTTGTCTCCATCCAGCGACATGACGACGCTGCGGGTAATTTCCTTGGGGACGCCGCCGGGACCTCGGACCTCGCCCGTGAATTCCAGCGGGGCGTCCGGTGTTTCCGGGCGCAGCGTGACGGTGGCGCTGTCTCCCGCCACGACCCGCCCGGAAACGCTGCTCAGGCGGATCTCGTCATGCACGCCGCGCACGCGGTAGTCCTTGCCGACCCGGGTGATCTGCGCGACTGGCAGGGGTGGCAGTCCGGCGACTGGCACGACCGGCGTGCCGTCCTCGGCGTACCCGGCCCCGGCAATCACGCAGAAGGGACGACCAGCAGGCATGTCCCGCACGCTGAAACTGGTGTCTCCGATCCGCACCGAGCCGCGCCCCGCGCCGCCACCCTTCCCTATCAGCTTCCAGGCCGCAAATCCCGCGCCGCCCAGAACCAGCAGGGCCACCAGCAGTCCCGCCGGGTTGGCTCCGCCGTCGCCAGAGGATTGTGCGGGGGCCTGAGCACCAGCGCGTTGCTCCGTGCGGGTCCCGGCCGTCAGGGGGGCTCCGGTGAACGTCTTGGGCACGAACACCACGGCCTGCATCTGCCCCTGGATCTGGCGGGAGGGCGTACTGATCACGTACGGCAGATTCAGGCTCGCGCCGTCCTGTGTGCCGGCCACGCGGGTCCAGCCCGTCAGTACTTCCTGGTATTCCGGGGCGTTGGTGCCCATCACACGGATACCGGCGGCGCCGACACTGGCTGCCGTATTGGTCAGCAGAATCAGCACGGTTCCCGGCGTGCCCGCGAACTCGCGGGTCAGGGTTGCGGCCACGCGTTCGGTATCGTGTCCCCCCACGCTGCCCACGGACGGCGTGGTGGGCCACAGCTTGGCGGTACGTTCCAGGTCAGCCTGGGCGTCGTTCCCGATGACCTGGGTCAGACCACTGGGATTGCGGTACTCCCAGATGTCCATTTCCCAGGCGCGGGCGGTGACCTGATCGCCCTGTACAGCGACGCGCTGCACGAACTGCGTGGCGAGTTCCCGCGCCGCCTGTGCGCCCAGCGGATCGGCCTTGTAGTGTCCGGTGCTGAAGGCGATCACCCAGTTCACCTGGGAGCGTTCCAGGTCGCCACCCGCGGTCGTGACGGCCTCCTGAACCTGTTGCAACAGACGTTCGGCGCCTGGGGTGACGCTGTTGCGGTCCAGTTCCGCCTTCCCGGACCCCTGGGCCGACGCGCCGGTCAGTAACGCCGCCGACAGAACGGCAGCCTGCACCAGCTTCACGGCAGCCTCCCGACCAGACAGAGAAAATTAGAAGTGTGTGCCCACATGACGCGGAGTATGGACTGGAAAACGCAGGCGCGTTGCCTCATTTGTGGAAATAGGTGAGAAGATATCTATTCCGGCCGATTTTCTGTGAAGTAGTCCATTCTACTAGACTGAAAACGGGAGAAACTTCTCAGCGACCTTCAGTCGGGCCAGGGTCAGGCAGGCCCACCACTGCGATACCAGAAATGAGGCTAAGGTCGGGGGGTGCCCCTTTCGCCTCATCGGCGCAGCCTTCTGCCCGAAGGGCTGGCGACGTTGTCACCCTGCGTTGTCAGTGATGTGTGGCCGCTGGTAGTGTGGGGGGATGCTGGCGATTGCGCAGGACTGGGTGGGCGGGATCGATGAGTTCGTCGCAGAGGCGAACGGATGGCTGGCCCGCCTGCTGCCGGAGGACCGGGCGGGGCGTCCGAAGGATGAGGTGAATGCGCGGCTGGTGCGGCATTACACCACGTCGGGCCTGATTCCGGCGCCGCGCCGGGAGGGCCGTGAGGCGCGGTATGACCGCCTGCACCTGCTGCACCTGCTGGCGTTGCGGCGGCTGATGGCGGACGGTCTGAGTGGGAAGGTGCTGTTCGGGACGCTCTCGGGGCGGTCGGAGGCGGACCTGGAGCAGCTGGCGCAGTGGGGCGCGGAGGCGGCGCAGCACGAGGCCGTGGTGGTGGGGAGTCATGCGTCCGGCTCTGTTCAGGGAGGGTCGGCGATGGATTACCTCAGGAGGTTGCGGGCCGGCGTGACGGGTGAGGGCATGGGCCTGTCATCACCGGCGTTGACGGCGCGGGCGGTCCCGGACCGGCGGGCGGCGCGGTCGGTGCAGATGCGCTCGCAGGTGCTGGTGCGCCGTGGGCTGGAGGTGCTGGTGGGAGAGCAGTTCCGCTGGCCGCGTGATGAGGCGGCGTGGGAGGAGTTGCTGGACGAGGTGCGTGAGTCACTGCGTGACGTGCAGGAGCGGCAGCGCGGCGCGTCAGGGGATGACGCGTAGGCGGGTGACACTGAGGTCAGGAACAGGAATCGGAACGTAATCAGTCCAGACTGTTGACAATTACGGTTGTCAGAGTCAAACTGGATTCATACGGATTCCGTTTGTTTCGCCGACAATCCGGAACTTCACCGAATTGCCAGCTCCACGTCCGGAACCCGTTTTGCTCCCACTCGCTTCGCTCGGATTGAATGGGCTTTGCAGCCCATTCAATCGGAGTCCGTATCAGTTCCACCCAGTCCGACCCGCCACCCGACCCTGACCGGCCGGTCCACCCCTCTGCGCCCCACAGGAGCCCGCCATGACCTATTCCTCCCAGACGCCGACCCTCGAACTGCTGCCCCTGCGCGCCGCCCTCCCCGCCGGGCAGGACAGCGAACTGACCGTCCTGCTGCGCGTCCACCCCGCCCCGGCCCCCAGCGGCAGCGGCGCGCGGCCCCCGCTGAACCTGTCGTTCGTCATCGACCGCAGCGGCTCCATGAGCGGCCAGCCGATCGTGATGGCCCGCCGCGCCACCCAGGCCGCCATCCGGCAGATGCAACCCCACGACCGCGTCAGCGTCGTCGCGTTCGACAACTCCATCGACACCGTGATCGCCCCGCAGCACGTCACGGACCCCGAAGCCCTGTGCCGCGCCGTGGAAGGCGTCACGGACCGGGGCAGCACCAACCTCTACGGCGGCTGGCTGGAAGGCGCCATGCTGACTGCGCAGCACCTCGACCCGCAGGCCCTCAACCGCGTCCTGATCCTCAGCGACGGGCAGGCCAACGCCGGCGAGACCCGCGCCGACGTGATCGCGCAGCACGTCCGGGGCCTCACCGCGCGCGGCGTCAGCACCAGCACCGTCGGCCTGGGCCGCGACTACGACGAGACGCTGCTGCAGGCCATGGCGGACGCCGGGGACGGCAACTACGAACACATCGAGAACGAGGAAGGCCTTCCCGCGTTCTTCAGCGCCGAGTTGCAGGGCCTGACCCGCACCACCGGGCAGACCGTCAGCCTGGGCGTAGAACCCAACCCGGCGCTCGGCAGCCTGCGCTGCGACGTGCTGAACGACCTGCCGCGCAATTCGTACGGCCGCTGGCAACTCCCGAACCTGAAAGCCGGGCAGCCGCTCGACGTGGTCCTGACCCTGCACGTCCCCGCGCAGGGCGCCGCCCCCGCCACCGGCGTGACCCGCGTGCGCCTCGCCTGGAACGACCGGCAGGGCGTCCGGCAGACCCTCCGCGCGCAGCTGACCCTCCCGGTCCTGGACGCCGATTCGTACGCCGCGCTGCCCGACGATCCCCGCGTCACCCTGGCCGCCGAACGCCTGCGCGCCGCCCGCGTGCGCGAACAGGCCGTCGCGTACGCCGCCGCCGGGGACATCCGCATGTCCCGCGCCGCCCTGACCCGCGAGAGCCGGCGCCTGAGTGCCCTGCACATCCACGGGTTGCAGAGCGACGTGGACGAACTCCTGAGCCTCGACCAGGACTTCGCCACCGACGAGATCCTGGCCCGCAAACGCGCCGCCAGCCAGAGCTACAACGTCCGCCGCAGCAAACCCGAACTCTGAACACGGCGCACGAAGAATGAGGGAGGGGAGGAGTGACCTGAATCGGCACTCCTCCCCTCCCTTCAGCCACGGGTCGCGGTCAGTACACGTCCTGGCCGGCGTCCGGCTGGAATCGCCCGGCGAGGTCACGCGCGGCGCGGGCGAGCAGGGTGGTATCCACGCCCGCCGCGATGAACGTGCAGCCCGCCGCGCGGTAGTGCGGCACCTGAGCCTCGGTGCAGAGGATGCCCGCTGCCTTCCCGGCCGCGCGGGTGCGCCTGACCGCGTCCAGGATCGCGGCCTGCACGTCCGGATGCGCGGGATTCCCGAGGTGGCCCAGGCTGGCGCTCAGGTCAGCGGGGCCGATGAACACGCCGTCCACGCCCTCAACGGCCAGGATGTCGTCCAGCGCGTCCAGTCCGGCGGCACTCTCGACCTGCACGAGCAGGCACACCTGATCGTCGGCGCGGTGCAGGTAGTCGGGCACGGCATTCCAGCGAGACGCACGGGCAATCGCGCTGCCCACGCCCCGCACGCCGCGCGGCGGGTAGCGGGTCGCGGCGACGAGGTCGCGGGCCTGCGCGCCGCTTTCCACCATGGGAATCAGCAGGGTCTGCACGCCCAGGTCGAGGTACTGCTTGATCAGGTGAGTCTGCCCGACGGGTGGCCGCACGATGGGGGTCACCGGGTACGCCGCGAGCGCCTGCAGCACGGACAGGGTGCTGCGCACGTCGTTCGGGGCGTGCTCCCCGTCGATCAGCAGCCAGTCGAAGCCCGCCCCGGCGATGATCTCGGCGCTGTAGGAGTCGGCCAGCGCCAGCCACAGGCCCAGCTGGAACTCCCCGCGCGCCAGGGCGGCCTTGAAGGGGTTGTGCAGGTCCGGGCCGCTCACCGCGCGAACCTCAGGGTCACGCTGCCCAGCGGGCCGTAATCCGCGTGGAAGATGTCGCCGGGCGAGGCGTCCACGGGGCGCACGAACGACCCGGCCAGCACCGTCTCCCCCGCCCGCAGGGTCACGCCGTGCGGAGAGAGACGGTTGGCCAGCCACGCCACGCCCTCGGCCGGGTGGTTCAGCACGCCGGCCGCCACGCCGGTCTCCTCGATCACGCCGTTGCGGAACAGCAGCGCGCCCACCCAGCGCAGGTCCACGTCGGTAGGCCGCACGGGACGCCCACCCAGCACGATCCCCGCGTTCGCGGCGTTGTCGCTGATGGTGTCCGTGACCCGGCGGGTCGCGCCGGTCTCGCGGTCCACGCGTTCGATGCGCGCGTCGATGATCTCGGCCGCGGGCACCACCCAGCGCGTGGCGTCCAGCACGTCCATGACCGTCACGTTCGGCCCGCGTAGGTCCCTGCCGAGGATGAACGCCAGTTCCACCTCCACGCGCGGCACGATGAAACGCCCGGACGGGATGGGTTGCAGCTCGCTGAACACCATGTCGTCGAGCAGGGTGCCGTAGTCGGGTTCGTCGATGTTCACGGCCTGCTGCATGGCGCGCGACGTCAGGCCGATCTTGTGCCCGATCACGCGGCGGCCCTGCGCGAGCTTGTGGCTCACCCAGGCGTCCTGCACGCGGTAAGCGTCGGCGATGGTCAGGCCGGGGTACTGGCCGGACAGCTGGCGCATGGGCGTGCGGGTCTGCTCGGCGGCGTGCAGGCGGCGTGCGGCGTCCTGGACCTGCGCGTCACTGAGACCGCTCACGAGGTCACCGGCCGGTAGCGGGCGTGGATGTTGTTGTGCTTGAAGGTGCCCGCCTCGCTGAACTCCGCGATCTCCAGCGACAGCGCCAGAAAGCGGGATTCGAAGTCGCTGGCAAAATGAGCTTTCAGCACCTCGAACAGCGCCGCGCCCGTCTCGGCCTTCACGGCCTCGCTGCGCCCGGCGGCGATCTTCAGGGTCACATGCACGAACGCGTCGTCATGCGCGCCCTCGGCCACCACGTACTCCGTCAGGCGGTGCGCCCGCGCGCGGATGCCGCCCGGCGGGTACACGTCCGGACGGGCCAGCAGTACCCCGTTCAGGGCGCGCAGCAGCTCCGGCACGCGCGGCGCGGTCAGGTTGTCGGTGTACTCCACGGTCAGGTGCGGCATCAGATCCGCTGCCCTTCCTGCGCGATCAGCGGCTCGGCGTCCTCCGACTCCCAGGCCACCGGGTTCTCCAGCGCGCCCAGCCCGTCGATTTCCAGGCGCATCACGTCGCCCGGCTTCACGTGCGACACGCCCTTCGGTGTGCCGGTCAGGATCACGTCGCCCGCCTGCAACGTCATGAAGCGGCTCATGAACTCGATCAGCTCCGGCCCGCGCAGGATCATGTCGCGCGTGTTGCCCTCCTGGCGCAGCTCCCCGTTCACGAACGCCCGCAGGCCCAGGTTGTACGGGTCAGGCACCTCGTCCGCCGACACGAGGTACGGCCCCAGCGGCCCAAAGGTATCCCAGCCCTTGGCGCGCATGGGCGGGCGGTAGTAGTTGCTGACGTAATCGCGCACCACCAGATCGTTCGCAATGGTGTACCCGCCGATGTACGCTTCCGCGTCCTTCGCCTTCACGCGCCGCGCATCCCGCCCGATCACGATGCCCAGCTCCACCTCGTAATGCATGAACTGCGCCCCACGCGGGTACTCCACCGTCCCACCGTGCGGCAACAGACTGGTGTTCGGCTTGAGGAACATCACCGGCTCCTCCGGCGTCTTGAAACCCAGTTCCGCGTTGTGATCCGCGTAGTTCAGCGCCAGCGCGATCACCTTGCCGGGATTGACCGGCAGCAGGAACTGCACCCCGTCCGGGTGGTGCGCCTCACCCGCCGCATCGATCAGCATTCCATCTCGCAGCACGCCACGGTGCTGACGGCCTCGGGCCATAAAATTCGCAGTTTTCATTGGAAACCTCGGTTGGGAACGGAGTCGCGGGCGGACCCCTCAGTCCGCTGCGCGGCCAGCTCCCCTCAGAGGGGAGCCTGAACGGCGCACGGACATTCTTGAAGCCTCCCCTTTAAGGGGACTCGTAGAGCTGCGGAGCAGAGGTGCCCCCTTCAGGGGGCGGAGGGGTTCTTCCCACTCAACTTAAATCACGTGGACGGGCAGGCCTTTCAGGTCGCTCTCGCGGGGCTGCACCCAGCCGCCGTCGAAGGCTTCGAGCAGGGAGCCCTCCTCGAACCAGCTTTTCGGGGTTTTGGCGCCCCAGAGGGTCTGGCGGCGGGGGTCGTTCAGCGACCAGCGGATCGGTTCGAAGTCCGGGTCGACGGTCAGGTAGTCGCAGGTGTACAGCTCGATGCGGTGCCCGTCGGGGTCGCGGATGTACAGGAAGAACGCGTTGCTGACGCCGTGGCGCCCTGGGCCGCGTTCGATGTGTTCGGGCATGCGGGCGCCCGCGAGGATGTCGCAGGTGCGGATGATGCTCCCCATGTCCGGCATCCAGTACGCGAAGTGATGCAGCCTGGGGCCCATGCCGTTCGTCAGGGCGAGGTCGTGGACGCTGCCCCGGCGCTGGATCCACGCGGCCCAGATGCGTCCGTGGTCGTCCTCTGTGTATTCGCTGAGGCGGAAGCCCAGGTGGTCCATGTACCAGCGCATCACGCCCTCCACGTCGGGCGTCATGACGTTGATGTGGTCGATGCGCTGCAGGCCCGCGCCGCGGTGCAGGTGATAATCCTGCAGCAGCCAGGGGTACCTGACGGACTGCGCGTAGAACGCGACGGGCACGCCGTACGGGTCCTGGAAGCGCAGCAGGCGCGGGCGGTCCAGTTCGGTCTCCCAGCGCCAGGGGATGCCCTGCGTGTCGAGGAAGGCGGCCAGGGCGTCCAGATCGGCGTCCGTGCCGACGCGATAGGCGAGGTGCTTCACGCCCGCCTCGGGCGCGAGTTCGAGTTTCAGGGTCCACTCGCGGTCCTCGTTGGCGCGCAGGTACAGCGCGCCGTCGGTCTCGTGCAGGACGTTCAGGCCGAGCAGGTCCACGTAGAAGTGGCGGGAGGCGGCGAGGTCCGTGACATAGAAGATGCCGTGCGCGATGCGGATGGTGTTCGGGGTCGGCATGTCAGTCCGCCCCGACCAGCTGAGGCTGGTGGATGAAGTCACGGATACGCTGCACGTACGGCCCCTTGTCGTACACCTCGTACAGGGCGCTGTGCATGCGGACCGGGTCGCCGAAGAAGTGCTTCTCGTACAGGTTCTGCCGCGCGCCGAAGCTGCTCAGGGTCAGATCCCACGCGAGACGGAAGAGTTTCAACCGCTCCTCGGCGCTGGCGTTCGTGGCCTGCAGGTGCTTCTCGATGAAGTGCCCCAGCGGCCCCTCGCGGTCGGCCTTGCCGGGCATCATGATGATCCCGGATGCGCCGAGGAGCTGGATGATCTCGTTCAGGCGCGGGTAGATCGCCGGGTAGTAGTTCCGCGCGGCGTCCAGCGGGCCGCGCGCGGGCGTCATGACCCCGTACGCGTTGAGCTGAGCGCCTTCCACGGCCGCCACCTGCAGCGCCTTCATGATCTCCAGCGTCACGATGATCTCGCTGACCTTGCTCTGCACGTGCTGGAACTGCCCGCTGCCGACGGTGTCCACGATGCTCTGCGCGAGGCCCAGGAACGCCTCGGTCTTGCTGACCTTCTGGTTCACGACCTGGTACGCCATGTGCAGCACGGCGTCGGTCTTCGCGTAGGCCTGGTTGGCGAGGGTCATGTCGTACATCAGGAACACGCGCTCCCACGGCACCAGCACATCGTCGAAGATCACGAAGGCGTCCTGCTCGTCGAAGCGACTGGACAGCGGGTGGTCTTCGACGTCGCGACCCAGGTCGAAGGGCTCGCGGCACTGGAAGTACAGGCCCGGGGTGTTCGTGGGCAGCCCGAAGCCGATGGCGTAGCGGCTGCGGTCGCCGTTTTCCTTGATGACGGTGGACGGGAAGATCAGGATCTCGTCGGCAATCGGGAGGGTGGCGAGCATGCGCGCGCCGCGCACGATCACACCGGCGTCGGTCTCCTCGACGATGCCCATGGCGATGTACGGATCGGGCAGTTCGGACGCCTGCTTGCTGCGGTTCACCTGCGGGTTCGTCAGGGCGTGCGTGAGGCACAGGTCGTGGTCGCGCACGTACTCGAAGTAGCGGCGCATGTTCTCGCTGAAGTTCCGGCCCGATCCCGGCTCGCCGCTGGACTCGCACTGGTCGAAGTAAGCGCTCGCCATCCCGGCGGCCATGACGTTCGTGTTCATGTAGTCCGGCGCGCGGCCCAGCGTGCCCAGCGAGTAGTTCGCGCGGAGGCGGTGCGCCTCGCCGATCCGGCGCAGGTCGTCCCTGGTGCGGGGCACCATGAACGCGGTCGCGTGCCGCTCGCCCCCCTCCTCGAAGGTCAGAACGTCACGGTAGCGCGGGTCATGTTGCAGGTCGTACAGCCCGGCCAGCGAACGGGCGATGTTGCGCGTGGCGGGGTGCGTGGTGGCGTCCTCCACCCGCTGCCCGTCGATGTACAGGTTGGGCGGGTTCAGGCGCAGGCGGTCGAGGAACTGCTGTCCGGTACGGGCCATGTCGGTGCTCCTTGGGGTGCGTGGGGTGTGCGTTCAGGTGCCGGGGGCTTCGGTCAGGTCGCCCGCGTCCATGACGAATTCACCGGCGTCCAGCCGGTCGGCGAGGGCGTGCAGGTACGCGGCCAGGGTGGGGTGCTGCGGGCCGCTGGGGCCGGCCTCGTGGTCCATGTCGATGACCTGCCCGGCCCGTCCGGCGGGACCCGGGGTGGTGTCGATCACCGCGCCGTTGCCCGCGCCGTCGGCGTCCAGGGGAATCCAGCCGTGCGCCCACCAGCCGCGCCGGATCTCGTCCCGGCCCTCCGAGGCGTCGTGGTCGGCGTTCTCGGCAAACGCACCTCTGCCCAGCAGGTCGCGCCACATGCCCGCCTCGGACTGGATACCGGCCGTGCCGAGCAGCGTGCCGGTCGGCCACTCCGTGTCTTCGCTACCGTCGTGGCGCAGCAGGGACTCGCTCAGTTCGGCGGGCAGCGCAAATCCCAGGAACCCTTCGAGCGCGGTGATCTGTTCCGGAGTGGCCCCGGGAAGCAGCCGGTCGGCGGCGTCCTGCGCGGCGTACCACGCCTCGATGCGCTCCCAGGCGCGCGCGATCTCGCTCACGGCTCCCCCGGTCCCGGCATCCCGAGCTGCTGGGCGCGGTGCCCACTGAGGTTGATGGCGACGTTCTTCGTTTCCATGTAGAAGTCGAAGGAGTAGTCGCCGCCGTCGCGGCCGATGCCGCTGGCCTTCATGCCGCCGAAGGGGGTGGGCAGGTGGCGGACGTTCTCGCTGTTCACCCAGACCATGCCGCTGTCCAGGCCGTGCGCGAAGGTGTGCGCGCGGGTCAGGTCGTTCGTCCACAGGTACGCCGCGAGGCCGTACGGGACATCGTTGGCGAGGCGCAGGGCGTCCCCGTCCGTATCGAAGGGGATAACAGTCAGCACGGGGCCGAAGATCTCCTCCTGGCTGATGCGCATGTCGTTGCGGGCGTCCGTGAAGAGGGTGGGGCGCACGTAGTTCCCGGTCTCCCCGATCCGCTCGCCGCCGACTTTGATGGTCGCGCCGTCCGCGCGGGCCGCGTCGAAGTACGAGCAGACCTTCTCCAGCTGCGCGGGGTGGATCAGTGGGCCGACCTCGGTGGCAGGGTCGAGGGGATCGCCGACGCGGATGTTCGCCACGCGCGCGGCCAGCCCCTCGACAAACTGGTCATGCACGCCGCGCTGCACGAGCAGGCGGCTGGAACTCGTGCAGCGCTGACCGTTCAGCGAGTAGATCATGAAGATCGCGGCGTCCAGCGCGCGGCTCAGGTCAGCGTCGTCGAACACCACGACCGGGTTCTTCCCGCCCAGTTCGAGGTGCACGCGCTTGAGGGTGTCCGCGCCCTGCTTCTGGATCAGGCTCCCGGTGCGGCTCTCGCCGATGAACGCGATGGCTTTAATCAGCGGGTGCTCGGTCAGGGCCTTCCCGGCGGTCTCGCCGAAGCCGTGCACGAGGTTCACCACCCCGGCGGGAATGCCCGCCTCATGCAGGATCTCCGCGAGGATTGTGGCGGTCACGGGGCTCCACTCGGCGGGCTTGTGCACGACCGTGCACCCGGCGGCCAGGGCGGGCGCGATCTTCCAGGAACTCAGCATGAACGGCGTGTTCCAGGGGGTGATCACGCCGACCGGCCCGATGGGCTGCCGGACGGTGTAGTTCAGGAAGCCGTCGGTGGGGAGACTCAGGCCGTCCTGGGCGCCCTCGGCGCGATCGGCGAAGAAGCGGAAGTTCTCGGCGGCGCGCACGGCGGCCGACTTCATGAAGCGGATGGGCTGCCCGGTGTCGGTGCTCTCGGCCACGGCGATGTCGTGCGTGCGGGCCTCGA
Proteins encoded in this region:
- a CDS encoding MerR family transcriptional regulator; amino-acid sequence: MLAIAQDWVGGIDEFVAEANGWLARLLPEDRAGRPKDEVNARLVRHYTTSGLIPAPRREGREARYDRLHLLHLLALRRLMADGLSGKVLFGTLSGRSEADLEQLAQWGAEAAQHEAVVVGSHASGSVQGGSAMDYLRRLRAGVTGEGMGLSSPALTARAVPDRRAARSVQMRSQVLVRRGLEVLVGEQFRWPRDEAAWEELLDEVRESLRDVQERQRGASGDDA
- the hpaE gene encoding 5-carboxymethyl-2-hydroxymuconate semialdehyde dehydrogenase, whose protein sequence is MTTIPSLSPQGALHDRLREPLLHFIGGEWVAAQSGETFDFHAPTDNRLLGRAASGDARDIDRAAQAAHAAFPAWKALSGKKRRALLYRVADLIEARTHDIAVAESTDTGQPIRFMKSAAVRAAENFRFFADRAEGAQDGLSLPTDGFLNYTVRQPIGPVGVITPWNTPFMLSSWKIAPALAAGCTVVHKPAEWSPVTATILAEILHEAGIPAGVVNLVHGFGETAGKALTEHPLIKAIAFIGESRTGSLIQKQGADTLKRVHLELGGKNPVVVFDDADLSRALDAAIFMIYSLNGQRCTSSSRLLVQRGVHDQFVEGLAARVANIRVGDPLDPATEVGPLIHPAQLEKVCSYFDAARADGATIKVGGERIGETGNYVRPTLFTDARNDMRISQEEIFGPVLTVIPFDTDGDALRLANDVPYGLAAYLWTNDLTRAHTFAHGLDSGMVWVNSENVRHLPTPFGGMKASGIGRDGGDYSFDFYMETKNVAINLSGHRAQQLGMPGPGEP
- a CDS encoding 5-carboxymethyl-2-hydroxymuconate Delta-isomerase, yielding MPHLTVEYTDNLTAPRVPELLRALNGVLLARPDVYPPGGIRARAHRLTEYVVAEGAHDDAFVHVTLKIAAGRSEAVKAETGAALFEVLKAHFASDFESRFLALSLEIAEFSEAGTFKHNNIHARYRPVTS
- a CDS encoding VWA domain-containing protein, which codes for MTYSSQTPTLELLPLRAALPAGQDSELTVLLRVHPAPAPSGSGARPPLNLSFVIDRSGSMSGQPIVMARRATQAAIRQMQPHDRVSVVAFDNSIDTVIAPQHVTDPEALCRAVEGVTDRGSTNLYGGWLEGAMLTAQHLDPQALNRVLILSDGQANAGETRADVIAQHVRGLTARGVSTSTVGLGRDYDETLLQAMADAGDGNYEHIENEEGLPAFFSAELQGLTRTTGQTVSLGVEPNPALGSLRCDVLNDLPRNSYGRWQLPNLKAGQPLDVVLTLHVPAQGAAPATGVTRVRLAWNDRQGVRQTLRAQLTLPVLDADSYAALPDDPRVTLAAERLRAARVREQAVAYAAAGDIRMSRAALTRESRRLSALHIHGLQSDVDELLSLDQDFATDEILARKRAASQSYNVRRSKPEL
- the hpaH gene encoding 2-oxo-hept-4-ene-1,7-dioate hydratase → MHAAEQTRTPMRQLSGQYPGLTIADAYRVQDAWVSHKLAQGRRVIGHKIGLTSRAMQQAVNIDEPDYGTLLDDMVFSELQPIPSGRFIVPRVEVELAFILGRDLRGPNVTVMDVLDATRWVVPAAEIIDARIERVDRETGATRRVTDTISDNAANAGIVLGGRPVRPTDVDLRWVGALLFRNGVIEETGVAAGVLNHPAEGVAWLANRLSPHGVTLRAGETVLAGSFVRPVDASPGDIFHADYGPLGSVTLRFAR
- the hpaB gene encoding 4-hydroxyphenylacetate 3-monooxygenase, oxygenase component translates to MARTGQQFLDRLRLNPPNLYIDGQRVEDATTHPATRNIARSLAGLYDLQHDPRYRDVLTFEEGGERHATAFMVPRTRDDLRRIGEAHRLRANYSLGTLGRAPDYMNTNVMAAGMASAYFDQCESSGEPGSGRNFSENMRRYFEYVRDHDLCLTHALTNPQVNRSKQASELPDPYIAMGIVEETDAGVIVRGARMLATLPIADEILIFPSTVIKENGDRSRYAIGFGLPTNTPGLYFQCREPFDLGRDVEDHPLSSRFDEQDAFVIFDDVLVPWERVFLMYDMTLANQAYAKTDAVLHMAYQVVNQKVSKTEAFLGLAQSIVDTVGSGQFQHVQSKVSEIIVTLEIMKALQVAAVEGAQLNAYGVMTPARGPLDAARNYYPAIYPRLNEIIQLLGASGIIMMPGKADREGPLGHFIEKHLQATNASAEERLKLFRLAWDLTLSSFGARQNLYEKHFFGDPVRMHSALYEVYDKGPYVQRIRDFIHQPQLVGAD
- the hpaD gene encoding 3,4-dihydroxyphenylacetate 2,3-dioxygenase codes for the protein MPTPNTIRIAHGIFYVTDLAASRHFYVDLLGLNVLHETDGALYLRANEDREWTLKLELAPEAGVKHLAYRVGTDADLDALAAFLDTQGIPWRWETELDRPRLLRFQDPYGVPVAFYAQSVRYPWLLQDYHLHRGAGLQRIDHINVMTPDVEGVMRWYMDHLGFRLSEYTEDDHGRIWAAWIQRRGSVHDLALTNGMGPRLHHFAYWMPDMGSIIRTCDILAGARMPEHIERGPGRHGVSNAFFLYIRDPDGHRIELYTCDYLTVDPDFEPIRWSLNDPRRQTLWGAKTPKSWFEEGSLLEAFDGGWVQPRESDLKGLPVHVI
- a CDS encoding SMI1/KNR4 family protein, translating into MSEIARAWERIEAWYAAQDAADRLLPGATPEQITALEGFLGFALPAELSESLLRHDGSEDTEWPTGTLLGTAGIQSEAGMWRDLLGRGAFAENADHDASEGRDEIRRGWWAHGWIPLDADGAGNGAVIDTTPGPAGRAGQVIDMDHEAGPSGPQHPTLAAYLHALADRLDAGEFVMDAGDLTEAPGT
- a CDS encoding fumarylacetoacetate hydrolase family protein — its product is MKTANFMARGRQHRGVLRDGMLIDAAGEAHHPDGVQFLLPVNPGKVIALALNYADHNAELGFKTPEEPVMFLKPNTSLLPHGGTVEYPRGAQFMHYEVELGIVIGRDARRVKAKDAEAYIGGYTIANDLVVRDYVSNYYRPPMRAKGWDTFGPLGPYLVSADEVPDPYNLGLRAFVNGELRQEGNTRDMILRGPELIEFMSRFMTLQAGDVILTGTPKGVSHVKPGDVMRLEIDGLGALENPVAWESEDAEPLIAQEGQRI
- the hpaI gene encoding 4-hydroxy-2-oxoheptanedioate aldolase, producing MSGPDLHNPFKAALARGEFQLGLWLALADSYSAEIIAGAGFDWLLIDGEHAPNDVRSTLSVLQALAAYPVTPIVRPPVGQTHLIKQYLDLGVQTLLIPMVESGAQARDLVAATRYPPRGVRGVGSAIARASRWNAVPDYLHRADDQVCLLVQVESAAGLDALDDILAVEGVDGVFIGPADLSASLGHLGNPAHPDVQAAILDAVRRTRAAGKAAGILCTEAQVPHYRAAGCTFIAAGVDTTLLARAARDLAGRFQPDAGQDVY